The following coding sequences lie in one Sedimentibacter sp. MB35-C1 genomic window:
- a CDS encoding lactate dehydrogenase — translation MFYYKYKNTYLFSLEDNYNFEKLESLPDNLNELYFLCNIDKNKSKKSYAVSHTSDIFAMEESLEMLKLTDRCYDIDDKITRLIEQRKIKAVNTSYNDFEDCLSMECNIKKKVNILALGDVGSTLLTGLRLLGGNSIGSIGIFDRSPDKIKRWEYEMNQTSYPFDFYSFPEVQGISKEELFDCDMFVFCASKGVPPVGSEGIDVRMVQFEENKKLIKEYAVMAAKKNFTGIFAVVSDPVDPLCASVLKESEGKLAPEQIKGYGLGVMNARAAYYAKKDDKYSSYLSHGRAFGPHGNGLVIANSIDSYDNNLSEELTKLAVQANLQVRETGFKPYIAPALSSGAISIVLTLEGKWHYSSNYLGGVFMGAKNRNIPSGLEIEKIIMPNKLFKRLEKTYNELKKFI, via the coding sequence ATGTTTTATTACAAATACAAGAACACGTACCTTTTTTCCCTTGAAGATAATTACAATTTTGAAAAACTGGAAAGTTTGCCGGATAATCTTAATGAGCTTTATTTTCTTTGCAACATTGATAAGAATAAATCTAAAAAATCTTATGCCGTGTCGCATACATCAGATATTTTCGCCATGGAAGAAAGCCTTGAAATGTTGAAGTTAACAGATAGATGCTATGATATAGACGATAAAATAACGAGGCTAATTGAGCAAAGAAAGATAAAAGCCGTAAATACCTCCTATAATGATTTTGAGGACTGCCTTTCAATGGAGTGTAACATAAAGAAGAAAGTAAATATATTGGCGCTTGGAGATGTGGGAAGCACGCTTCTTACGGGACTTAGACTGCTTGGCGGGAATTCCATAGGAAGCATAGGTATATTTGACAGAAGTCCGGATAAGATTAAAAGATGGGAATATGAAATGAATCAAACTTCCTATCCCTTTGATTTTTATTCATTTCCTGAAGTTCAGGGAATTTCAAAAGAGGAATTGTTTGACTGTGATATGTTTGTGTTCTGTGCTTCAAAGGGAGTTCCTCCAGTAGGGTCTGAAGGTATTGACGTAAGAATGGTTCAATTTGAGGAAAATAAAAAGCTTATAAAAGAATACGCGGTAATGGCTGCGAAAAAAAACTTTACAGGAATATTCGCTGTTGTGTCTGATCCTGTTGATCCTTTGTGCGCTTCTGTTCTCAAAGAAAGCGAAGGGAAACTTGCTCCTGAACAGATAAAGGGATACGGCCTTGGCGTCATGAATGCAAGAGCTGCCTATTATGCTAAAAAGGATGATAAATATTCATCTTATTTATCACATGGAAGAGCATTTGGACCTCATGGAAATGGTTTGGTTATTGCAAACAGCATAGATAGTTATGACAATAATCTCTCTGAGGAGCTTACGAAGCTTGCTGTTCAAGCAAATCTTCAGGTTCGTGAAACCGGGTTTAAGCCGTATATAGCACCTGCTCTGTCATCTGGTGCAATATCCATTGTGCTGACACTGGAGGGTAAATGGCATTACAGTTCCAACTACTTGGGGGGAGTATTTATGGGAGCTAAAAACAGAAATATTCCATCAGGGCTGGAAATAGAAAAAATTATAATGCCCAATAAATTGTTTAAGCGTCTTGAAAAAACATATAATGAATTGAAAAAATTTATTTGA
- a CDS encoding flavodoxin family protein produces the protein MSKLTVIMPGEVSERLRKMYEYSTKGYEIEIIRESCEINNLKNKRILFAVDLGDSGINIELFKILNKIKLSGDDFMQDSFGSVLINSGNELYSRDVARKIILYCNLAGCMFPGRPLSEATGSLKNFSTQKKRIPGMNLEEICFSDSRNVVERLIDFKVTKISDPKILTLHASNYRTSNTLSLWNKVKKNLTGYNIKEIHIENGSVRDCKGCPYKACKHYSQSTNCFYGGVMVEEVYPAILDCDILIMLCPNYNDSISANLSAVINRLTSLFRKTKFYDKYVYSVIVSGFSGSDIIAQQLISSLNINKTFMLPPKFALMETANDFGAIDKIENIDHKAKRFAENIKSCVSKKN, from the coding sequence ATGAGTAAATTAACTGTAATAATGCCAGGAGAAGTTTCGGAAAGACTTCGTAAAATGTACGAATATTCCACAAAAGGGTACGAGATTGAAATAATAAGAGAATCATGCGAAATTAATAATCTGAAAAATAAGAGAATATTATTTGCGGTAGATCTCGGAGATTCAGGAATAAATATTGAGCTGTTCAAAATCTTAAATAAAATTAAGCTGTCCGGGGATGATTTTATGCAAGATTCATTTGGAAGTGTTCTCATAAACAGCGGTAATGAGCTATATTCACGAGATGTTGCGCGCAAAATAATACTGTACTGTAATCTGGCTGGATGTATGTTCCCGGGAAGGCCGCTTTCGGAAGCTACAGGCTCTCTAAAAAACTTCAGTACCCAGAAAAAAAGAATACCAGGTATGAATCTTGAAGAAATATGCTTCAGTGACAGCAGAAATGTTGTAGAAAGATTAATTGATTTCAAGGTAACAAAAATATCAGATCCTAAAATACTTACGCTTCATGCAAGCAATTACAGAACCTCAAATACGCTGTCTCTATGGAATAAAGTTAAAAAAAATCTAACAGGTTACAACATTAAAGAGATACATATAGAAAACGGGTCTGTGAGAGACTGCAAGGGTTGCCCGTACAAGGCCTGCAAGCACTATTCACAGAGCACTAACTGCTTTTATGGAGGAGTAATGGTTGAAGAAGTGTATCCTGCTATACTTGATTGCGATATTCTCATAATGTTGTGTCCTAATTACAATGATTCCATAAGCGCCAATTTGTCAGCTGTAATTAACAGGCTCACTTCTTTGTTCAGGAAAACTAAATTTTATGACAAATATGTATATTCAGTTATAGTTTCAGGTTTCAGCGGAAGCGATATAATAGCACAGCAGCTCATAAGTTCGCTTAATATAAACAAGACTTTTATGCTGCCGCCGAAATTTGCTCTGATGGAGACAGCAAATGATTTCGGAGCTATTGATAAAATAGAAAATATAGACCATAAAGCTAAGAGGTTTGCTGAAAACATAAAGAGCTGTGTTAGTAAAAAAAATTAA
- a CDS encoding 2'-5' RNA ligase family protein yields MDQLRTLCVMGTFDNQANQEVHRIKDKLKMHGIATDEYEPHITFGIYTELNDEDLLQWIDKIAKQQKSIKIHLNHFGFFTDARLCFLAPCSSWNLLELHSNIHKRYDECCTDKGCLFSLKQNSWTPHMSIASIDPGQEQKILSILWESFSPFTAEITSLKITSSDMSKAVGVFELNK; encoded by the coding sequence ATGGATCAGCTACGAACTCTATGTGTCATGGGCACATTTGATAATCAGGCAAACCAAGAAGTGCACCGAATAAAAGACAAGCTAAAAATGCATGGTATAGCTACTGATGAATACGAGCCGCACATAACATTCGGCATATATACAGAATTAAATGATGAGGATCTGCTACAGTGGATTGATAAAATTGCAAAGCAACAGAAAAGCATTAAAATCCACTTAAACCATTTTGGTTTTTTCACAGATGCTCGCTTATGCTTTTTGGCCCCCTGCTCAAGCTGGAATCTACTTGAGCTTCACTCAAACATACACAAAAGATACGATGAATGTTGTACTGATAAAGGATGCTTGTTCTCTCTGAAGCAAAACAGCTGGACACCTCATATGTCAATAGCTTCGATTGATCCAGGTCAGGAACAGAAGATACTTTCAATCCTTTGGGAAAGTTTTTCTCCATTTACAGCTGAAATCACCAGCTTGAAGATAACTTCTTCTGATATGAGCAAAGCCGTAGGCGTGTTTGAACTGAACAAATGA
- a CDS encoding DUF1292 domain-containing protein, with protein sequence MNDNELFDCGCGEDEGCGCGCGCEHEHEEEIMTITLEDGTEMECAIIAIFPVGEKDYIALLPLENQEDGEVFLYGFEEHEDGSFELLSIESDEEYEKVTTAFDEILDEAEIDELLDDEDEE encoded by the coding sequence ATGAATGATAATGAATTATTCGACTGTGGATGCGGCGAAGATGAAGGCTGCGGATGCGGATGCGGCTGTGAACACGAACATGAAGAAGAAATAATGACTATTACCCTCGAAGACGGCACAGAAATGGAATGTGCCATTATTGCCATATTCCCTGTTGGAGAAAAAGATTACATAGCTCTTTTACCGCTTGAAAATCAGGAAGACGGTGAAGTATTCTTATATGGCTTTGAAGAACATGAAGACGGCTCTTTTGAACTTCTTAGTATTGAATCAGACGAAGAATACGAGAAAGTTACGACAGCGTTTGATGAAATACTGGACGAAGCTGAAATTGACGAGTTGCTAGATGATGAGGATGAAGAATAA
- a CDS encoding IMP dehydrogenase, with amino-acid sequence MARIINEPSRTFGEYLLLPSLTTKDCIVENVDLSTPICRYKKGDEPELKLNVPFSSAIMQSVSDNNMAIALAKNGGISFIYCSQSIESQAEMIRKVKKYKAGFVISDSNLTPEDTLKDVLELKKRTGHSTMAITEDGSSDGKLLGIVTSRDYRITRDPLDKKTKEFMTPAESLIVGHEGITLSEANDIIWQHKLNALPIIDDDFNLVYMVFRKDYSEDKENPRSLLDKQKRYIVGAGINSRDYKDRVPALVEAGADILCIDSSEGFSEWQHDTIKWIKGKYGDKVKVGAGNVVEEEGFNYLADAGADFVKIGIGGGSICITREQKGIGRGQASSVLDVAKARDKYYENTGIYVPICSDGGIVLDYHITLALAMGADFVMLGRYFAGFDESPTTKIKYGNGYVKEYWGEGSNRARNWARYDLGGKAGLQFEEGVDSYVPYAGKLDDGLGSTIHKVKSTMCNCGAKSIKELQKNGKLTIVSATSISEGGAHDVILKNQ; translated from the coding sequence ATGGCAAGAATTATCAACGAGCCTTCCAGAACGTTTGGAGAATATTTGCTTTTACCAAGTTTAACCACAAAGGATTGTATTGTTGAAAATGTGGATTTAAGCACACCTATATGTAGATATAAAAAAGGCGATGAACCGGAATTAAAATTGAATGTTCCTTTTTCATCGGCAATTATGCAGTCTGTTTCCGACAATAACATGGCAATAGCACTTGCAAAAAATGGAGGAATATCTTTTATATATTGCTCTCAGTCAATTGAAAGCCAGGCAGAGATGATACGCAAGGTAAAAAAATACAAAGCTGGCTTTGTTATAAGTGACTCAAATCTGACACCTGAGGATACCCTAAAGGATGTTCTTGAACTTAAAAAAAGAACAGGACATTCAACCATGGCAATTACTGAGGATGGTTCCTCAGATGGAAAACTTTTGGGAATCGTAACCAGCAGAGACTACAGAATTACAAGAGACCCTCTTGATAAAAAAACAAAGGAATTTATGACTCCTGCTGAATCTCTTATAGTGGGCCACGAGGGCATCACCCTTTCAGAAGCAAATGATATTATCTGGCAGCATAAGTTAAATGCTCTACCCATAATTGATGACGATTTTAACCTTGTATACATGGTTTTCAGAAAAGACTACTCTGAGGATAAGGAAAATCCCCGATCATTGCTTGATAAACAGAAAAGATACATTGTTGGTGCAGGAATCAATTCTAGAGATTACAAAGACAGAGTCCCAGCGCTTGTTGAAGCAGGAGCCGACATATTGTGCATAGATTCTTCTGAGGGATTCAGCGAATGGCAGCACGACACCATAAAATGGATTAAAGGAAAGTACGGTGACAAGGTCAAAGTAGGAGCAGGTAATGTCGTTGAAGAAGAAGGCTTTAATTACCTTGCTGATGCGGGAGCAGATTTTGTTAAAATAGGTATAGGTGGAGGATCCATCTGCATAACAAGAGAACAGAAGGGCATAGGAAGAGGCCAGGCTTCTTCAGTACTGGATGTTGCAAAGGCACGAGATAAATATTATGAAAATACTGGAATTTACGTACCCATATGTTCTGACGGTGGTATTGTGCTAGATTACCACATAACGCTGGCACTGGCTATGGGCGCTGACTTCGTAATGCTTGGAAGATATTTTGCCGGTTTTGACGAAAGTCCAACTACCAAAATCAAGTATGGCAACGGTTATGTAAAGGAATATTGGGGTGAAGGCTCAAACAGGGCAAGAAACTGGGCAAGATATGATCTTGGTGGAAAAGCTGGCCTTCAATTTGAGGAAGGCGTAGATTCATATGTGCCTTATGCCGGCAAACTTGATGATGGGTTGGGTTCAACAATCCATAAAGTAAAAAGCACAATGTGTAACTGCGGTGCAAAATCAATTAAGGAACTGCAAAAGAACGGAAAACTCACAATTGTTTCTGCTACCTCAATTTCTGAGGGCGGAGCTCATGATGTTATTCTAAAGAACCAATAA
- a CDS encoding PadR family transcriptional regulator, whose translation MSGNKNLLSGSTSMLLLRLLEDKDMYGYEMIEELEKRSNNIFSLKAGTLYPLLHNLEKQELISSYIENADSSRVRKYYSITIKGIGVLREKKEEWDAYAFAINQVLQGGANIATI comes from the coding sequence ATGTCTGGTAATAAAAACTTGCTGTCGGGAAGTACATCAATGCTCTTGTTAAGGCTACTGGAAGATAAGGACATGTATGGATATGAAATGATTGAAGAACTTGAAAAAAGATCAAATAATATATTCTCATTAAAAGCAGGTACACTATATCCACTTTTGCATAACCTTGAGAAACAAGAATTGATAAGTTCCTATATAGAAAATGCTGACAGTTCTAGAGTAAGAAAATATTACAGTATTACAATTAAAGGAATAGGTGTTCTCAGAGAAAAAAAAGAAGAATGGGATGCTTATGCATTTGCCATTAATCAAGTTTTGCAAGGGGGTGCGAATATTGCAACAATCTAA
- a CDS encoding FtsW/RodA/SpoVE family cell cycle protein, giving the protein MQQSNITEYVKTVCEQVRWKKAHDLISEEIKDHIVDQKNAFINSGLDDKTATEKAIIEMGDPVLIGTEFDRSYRPKVEWSIVILTCIMVFMGFLVRYFVIYNSAENINISISKDILSIIIGFAFMTTAYFLDFTIIGKHPKKIFFGLIVLVIVTFTNNNPYFSPTTFSFILLFFPTIFAGIIHKMRNKSYLGIIQMGIFFFIPAVICLNARTISSIIIYSISCLMLLTAAILNGWVNVKKSNALSLVYGVVALVSTTSMLVIISTRSYMFHRLQGAFNPSLEPQTSGWLTIFVRNRISGAKLFGQGSLGEYAGVTLPSKHSDLLLTYLIHKVGWVSFIVVTMIVIIFIIRLFKLCKKQKSVLAKLVSTSILITFTMQVFVYVIYNLGFQLLSPLTLPFFSYGSASIVINMILIGILLSVFNTGDLYYDDKPKHALNKNKLFEYSEGKITIDLNTKLKKNLEVNNEQ; this is encoded by the coding sequence TTGCAACAATCTAATATTACCGAATACGTAAAGACTGTTTGTGAACAAGTAAGATGGAAAAAGGCTCATGATTTGATTTCGGAAGAAATAAAAGATCATATAGTTGATCAAAAAAATGCATTTATAAATAGCGGTTTAGATGATAAAACTGCAACGGAAAAAGCAATTATTGAAATGGGTGATCCGGTACTGATTGGAACAGAATTTGACCGATCATACAGACCAAAAGTTGAGTGGAGTATTGTTATTTTAACATGTATTATGGTATTTATGGGATTTTTAGTTAGATACTTTGTAATTTACAATTCTGCCGAAAACATAAATATATCTATATCTAAGGATATTTTAAGTATTATAATTGGATTTGCATTTATGACTACAGCATATTTTTTAGATTTTACTATAATCGGAAAACATCCTAAGAAAATTTTTTTTGGACTGATAGTTTTAGTTATAGTAACTTTTACGAATAATAATCCTTACTTTTCACCAACAACTTTTTCGTTTATACTTCTATTTTTCCCAACGATTTTTGCAGGAATTATACATAAAATGAGAAACAAAAGCTATCTGGGAATAATACAAATGGGCATATTTTTTTTCATACCTGCTGTTATTTGTTTAAATGCAAGGACTATTTCAAGCATTATAATTTATTCAATTTCATGCCTTATGTTGTTGACAGCAGCGATTTTAAATGGCTGGGTTAATGTAAAAAAATCAAACGCACTTTCTCTTGTCTATGGAGTTGTTGCATTGGTATCTACAACTTCTATGCTTGTAATAATTTCAACGAGATCTTACATGTTCCATAGGCTTCAAGGGGCTTTTAATCCTTCCCTTGAACCACAAACTTCAGGATGGCTGACAATTTTTGTGCGCAATAGAATTTCTGGTGCAAAGCTTTTTGGACAAGGTTCTTTAGGTGAATATGCAGGAGTTACTTTGCCTAGTAAACATAGTGATCTTTTACTAACATATTTAATACATAAAGTAGGCTGGGTTTCATTTATTGTTGTAACGATGATTGTTATAATATTTATTATTCGTTTATTTAAGCTTTGCAAGAAACAAAAAAGTGTTTTGGCAAAATTGGTATCAACTTCTATATTAATTACATTTACAATGCAAGTTTTTGTATATGTTATTTATAATTTAGGATTTCAACTGTTATCCCCACTTACTTTGCCGTTTTTTTCATACGGGTCAGCATCAATTGTAATAAATATGATATTAATAGGAATATTGCTTTCAGTATTTAATACAGGGGATTTATACTATGATGATAAACCTAAACATGCACTAAACA